A window of the Lolium perenne isolate Kyuss_39 chromosome 7, Kyuss_2.0, whole genome shotgun sequence genome harbors these coding sequences:
- the LOC127317667 gene encoding uncharacterized protein — MATVAGGAVLQMRIPSASSSAFEPVRRRRTPSVRCAAVRGASRTAGGLEEDHYRTLRLSPGATRREVKKAFHRLALQYHPDVVRRQNDGEDNSDDLDFQRINVAYQRVMANMREAEARLEYWRSRYGLADEDLDRYRRYLNEDDGEDDWFADL, encoded by the coding sequence ATGGCTACAGTCGCCGGAGGAGCAGTGCTGCAGATGCGCATCCCGTCGGCCTCGTCGTCGGCGTTCGAGCCCgtgcggcggcggaggacgccgTCGGTGAGGTGCGCAGCCGTGCGCGGGGCGTCGAGGACAGCGGGCGGATTGGAGGAGGACCACTACCGGACGCTGAGGCTGTCGccgggggccaccagacgcgaggTCAAGAAGGCCTTCCACCGCCTCGCGCTGCAGTACCACCCGGACGTCGTGCGCCGGCAAAACGACGGAGAAGACAACAGCGACGACCTGGACTTCCAGAGGATCAACGTTGCGTACCAGAGGGTAATGGCCAACATgcgggaggcggaggcgaggCTCGAGTACTGGCGCTCTCGCTACGGTCTCGCCGACGAAGACCTCGACCGGTACCGGCGCTACCTcaacgaggacgacggcgaggaCGACTGGTTCGCCGACCTATGA